A single genomic interval of Chryseobacterium paludis harbors:
- a CDS encoding phosphatase PAP2 family protein has translation MDITNQSITDTLIISKKNSIGRQLVVDGKQIFNNMAHSYLSPFSWKKDNWIDVGGVALGTVLLYSVDNNTSQYFIDQSGKVPSVIKKFGYYFGSPQNNYGITSVVYLTGLFTKNDKIRDTGVLMISSATTAGLIQTLSKTLVGRARPGTGEGKSYFKPFSGQAEYRSFPSGHTVLVSTTMFALAKQFSNPWVKAGIYSVGFITPLSRMWEGAHFFSDIFLSTAISYFIVDGTYSYMQKNEYRKEKKISWKVNMSPNMLGLNGTF, from the coding sequence TTGGACATTACTAACCAGTCAATAACAGATACTTTAATCATTTCTAAGAAAAATAGTATTGGTAGGCAGCTGGTAGTTGACGGTAAACAGATATTCAATAATATGGCACACAGCTATTTGAGTCCATTTTCATGGAAAAAAGATAATTGGATTGATGTGGGCGGAGTTGCATTGGGAACAGTATTATTGTATTCTGTAGACAATAATACCAGTCAGTATTTTATAGATCAAAGTGGAAAAGTGCCCAGTGTTATCAAAAAATTCGGATACTATTTTGGGAGTCCACAGAATAATTATGGCATTACAAGTGTAGTTTATCTGACAGGACTTTTTACAAAAAATGATAAAATCAGAGATACAGGAGTTCTTATGATTTCTTCTGCAACAACAGCCGGATTGATCCAGACATTATCTAAAACATTAGTGGGAAGGGCGAGACCGGGAACAGGTGAAGGAAAATCTTACTTTAAACCCTTTAGTGGACAAGCTGAATATCGATCATTCCCATCAGGACATACCGTGTTGGTTTCCACTACTATGTTTGCATTGGCCAAACAGTTTTCAAATCCATGGGTGAAAGCCGGGATCTATAGCGTAGGTTTTATAACGCCTTTATCAAGAATGTGGGAAGGTGCCCATTTTTTTTCAGATATATTTCTGAGCACTGCGATTAGCTATTTCATTGTAGATGGCACCTATAGTTATATGCAGAAGAATGAGTACCGTAAGGAAAAAAAGATTTCATGGAAGGTAAATATGTCACCTAATATGCTTGGTTTAAATGGGACCTTTTAA
- a CDS encoding SDR family oxidoreductase, with protein MENKSENSLAGKKVVVLGGTSGIGLALSLATAADGAIVIVVSSTQQKVDEALHLLPKESTGLVADLGNEKQIELLFKKIGEFDHLIFTAGDTLKFNELTDLNIQEAKQSINLRFWGAIMAVKHATPLIKKGGSITLTTGALGRKPRKGTAIISGMASAIEGLTRALAFELAPIRVNAVCVGTVRTNLLTNVPEADREAFYSQIGSKLLTGRVGNANEIAEAYLYLMRATFSTGQIIVVDGGSLLV; from the coding sequence ATGGAAAATAAAAGTGAAAACAGTCTGGCTGGTAAAAAAGTTGTTGTATTAGGCGGAACATCCGGTATCGGTTTAGCTTTATCACTGGCTACAGCTGCGGATGGTGCAATAGTAATTGTTGTTTCAAGTACACAACAAAAGGTAGACGAAGCATTACATTTATTACCGAAGGAAAGTACAGGTCTTGTTGCTGATCTAGGAAACGAAAAGCAGATCGAACTACTTTTTAAAAAAATAGGTGAATTTGACCACCTTATTTTTACAGCAGGCGACACCCTAAAGTTTAACGAATTAACTGACCTGAACATTCAAGAGGCAAAACAGTCTATTAATCTTCGCTTTTGGGGAGCAATAATGGCTGTAAAGCATGCTACTCCGTTGATAAAAAAAGGAGGATCGATCACTTTGACAACGGGTGCACTCGGAAGAAAGCCAAGGAAAGGGACAGCAATAATTTCAGGAATGGCAAGCGCTATTGAAGGACTTACCCGTGCACTTGCTTTTGAGCTTGCCCCTATAAGAGTTAATGCAGTTTGCGTAGGAACAGTAAGAACCAATCTCTTGACAAACGTACCTGAAGCAGATAGAGAGGCTTTCTATAGTCAGATTGGAAGTAAATTATTGACAGGAAGGGTAGGTAATGCGAATGAAATTGCCGAAGCTTATCTGTATCTGATGCGGGCCACCTTCAGCACCGGCCAGATCATAGTCGTTGATGGAGGGAGTCTGCTGGTATAA
- a CDS encoding winged helix-turn-helix transcriptional regulator, with protein sequence MGKTKCNSEPDINRKLALNDALELLSGKWKIVLLRSLYLYGIMRFKDLQETIEGISPKILSKELQQLEENLLITRTVNNTKPITVSYELTDHAKETLPVINALIEFGLKHREKIKNK encoded by the coding sequence ATGGGAAAAACAAAATGTAATTCAGAACCCGACATTAACAGAAAATTAGCGCTGAATGACGCTTTGGAATTATTAAGTGGTAAATGGAAAATAGTTCTTTTGAGAAGTTTATATCTTTATGGAATTATGCGCTTTAAAGATTTACAGGAAACCATAGAGGGCATATCACCAAAAATATTGTCAAAGGAACTACAACAGTTAGAAGAAAATTTACTGATCACCCGGACAGTAAACAATACAAAACCGATAACGGTGTCTTATGAACTTACCGATCATGCTAAAGAGACTCTTCCTGTTATCAATGCTTTAATTGAATTTGGCCTGAAACATCGTGAGAAAATCAAGAATAAGTGA
- a CDS encoding ArsR/SmtB family transcription factor, translating into MELITVFKALSNQARINILVWLKQPHLHFTADELKDYDSNLGVCVSDITKKAGLSPSTTSDYLSLLQKCGLIEATRMGQWTYYKRNEGAIETLNKLIQKSL; encoded by the coding sequence ATGGAATTAATTACAGTTTTTAAAGCGCTCAGTAACCAAGCTAGAATCAACATACTTGTCTGGCTTAAGCAGCCTCACCTCCACTTTACTGCTGATGAATTGAAGGACTATGATTCCAATCTTGGTGTTTGTGTAAGTGACATTACAAAAAAAGCTGGTTTATCTCCATCTACCACCTCAGACTATCTGAGTTTACTACAAAAATGTGGGCTTATCGAAGCTACAAGGATGGGTCAGTGGACCTACTACAAACGTAATGAAGGAGCGATTGAGACGCTTAACAAATTAATTCAAAAATCATTGTGA
- a CDS encoding zinc-binding dehydrogenase, which yields MKAIVIKNYGGPEVLQLAEVTTPSITDPSQVLVKVRATSVNPLDYQVRRGDYTSVFDLPIVTGHDISGDVVAVGEAVKNWRPGDKVYYSPRFGGSGSYAEYHLTDEASLSRMPDNLSYEEAAAVPLIGGTVWEMLVVRAQLKKGDTILILGGAGGVGTLAIQVAKSLGAFVYTTGQSILHEKLQNLGADIVIDHHQKNYIEEILAYTEGKGVDVIIDTVGGSTLSDSPLALANYGKIVTLVDIPQPQNLINAWEKNATYHFVFTRQNRDELHHITQLIESGHVKPIIDSIYPIEEVKKAHQRIEDTKRERPLFGKIVLSL from the coding sequence ATGAAAGCAATTGTAATTAAAAATTATGGAGGACCGGAAGTTCTCCAGTTAGCGGAAGTGACGACTCCTTCCATAACAGATCCTTCTCAGGTATTAGTGAAGGTAAGAGCTACCTCAGTAAATCCCCTTGATTATCAGGTAAGGCGGGGAGATTATACGTCAGTGTTTGATTTACCAATTGTAACTGGTCACGATATCTCAGGTGATGTTGTAGCAGTAGGTGAAGCAGTAAAAAATTGGCGGCCTGGTGATAAAGTTTATTATTCACCGCGTTTTGGTGGCTCCGGCAGTTATGCTGAATATCACCTTACAGACGAAGCCTCATTATCCAGGATGCCTGATAATCTTAGCTACGAGGAAGCTGCTGCTGTTCCGCTTATTGGAGGAACGGTTTGGGAAATGCTTGTGGTACGGGCTCAACTAAAAAAAGGAGATACCATTCTCATCCTCGGAGGAGCAGGTGGTGTTGGAACATTGGCAATTCAGGTCGCTAAATCATTGGGTGCTTTTGTTTATACAACAGGACAAAGTATTTTACATGAAAAACTTCAGAATCTTGGAGCAGATATAGTCATTGACCATCATCAAAAAAACTATATTGAAGAAATACTGGCCTATACTGAGGGAAAAGGTGTAGATGTAATTATTGATACTGTAGGAGGAAGCACACTTTCGGACAGTCCCCTAGCCTTAGCGAACTATGGTAAAATTGTAACGCTTGTTGACATTCCCCAGCCACAAAACCTGATCAACGCATGGGAAAAAAACGCTACCTATCATTTTGTTTTTACGCGGCAAAACAGAGATGAGCTTCATCATATTACCCAACTAATTGAATCTGGACATGTAAAACCAATTATAGATAGTATATACCCCATTGAAGAGGTGAAAAAAGCCCATCAAAGAATAGAGGATACAAAACGGGAGCGGCCTTTATTTGGTAAAATTGTACTTTCATTGTAA
- a CDS encoding MBL fold metallo-hydrolase produces the protein MERKFLFIIGWCLSLTISAQTTTNVLQKSISALGNWETVNDFEYATNRINIDKWQGYDFDHALPEKDSFHLFVDLKGSHFLHHTQNHYPGGYVFDTYRLGRDSTYYVYDGIGSRTGKDLLNLGSASFDKRKNSLLNNFPYFILKQLLQEIKDESVLTEGKDLIVLKKNPSGTEEYRFDTITFLLKKITRIQGQDTIVQRFEDYIPTDGLMIAKKSSLERNGNIIYSDSLSLFKYNQNFASLVFDFPPGYKSTSESTPVLSAKMIAKDVYLIENVDGDRNIMFINMGNYIVLTEAPISSATTKSILDVIHTTLPDIPIKYVHLSHFHNDHIAGIAEVVKEGATIICAENMKQPVMSMLQNSDSSLYKNGKVNFEVFNNKKVLENDHKKLEFIEIPNSHAKGMSFLYLPQEKMIYQGDLLSLPADSYTTPAIAVTKEFSDFLRQKKITFTKIIGHHGLSVISKETFNEIVKMKKKDPLFKNTFEH, from the coding sequence ATGGAAAGAAAATTTTTATTCATCATTGGATGGTGCCTGAGTCTTACTATTTCTGCACAAACAACTACCAATGTACTTCAAAAAAGTATATCAGCATTGGGAAACTGGGAAACAGTGAATGATTTTGAATATGCGACTAACAGGATAAATATAGATAAATGGCAAGGATATGATTTCGACCATGCTCTACCGGAAAAAGATTCATTCCATCTTTTTGTTGACTTAAAAGGCAGCCATTTTTTACACCATACGCAGAATCATTATCCTGGAGGCTATGTGTTTGACACCTACAGATTGGGACGGGACTCAACCTATTATGTATATGATGGTATTGGCAGTAGAACGGGAAAAGACCTACTGAATCTGGGTTCAGCCTCTTTCGATAAAAGGAAGAATAGCCTGTTGAACAATTTCCCTTATTTTATACTTAAACAATTACTTCAGGAAATTAAAGACGAGTCCGTGCTTACAGAAGGAAAGGATTTGATTGTCTTAAAAAAGAATCCAAGTGGAACTGAAGAATACAGATTTGATACAATCACTTTTCTTTTGAAGAAAATCACCAGAATACAGGGACAAGACACCATAGTACAGCGTTTCGAAGATTACATACCGACTGATGGATTAATGATTGCGAAGAAAAGCAGCCTGGAGCGCAATGGAAATATTATTTATTCAGATTCATTAAGCTTATTTAAATACAATCAGAATTTCGCCAGTCTCGTTTTTGATTTTCCTCCAGGATATAAATCAACTAGTGAAAGCACTCCCGTACTTTCTGCAAAAATGATCGCTAAAGATGTTTACCTGATTGAAAATGTAGATGGAGACCGCAATATCATGTTTATTAATATGGGAAATTATATTGTACTTACAGAAGCACCCATATCATCAGCAACGACCAAATCTATACTGGATGTTATTCATACCACACTCCCTGATATTCCTATCAAATATGTTCATCTTTCTCACTTCCATAACGATCATATAGCCGGTATTGCTGAAGTTGTGAAAGAAGGGGCTACTATTATTTGTGCAGAAAACATGAAGCAGCCGGTTATGAGCATGCTGCAAAACAGCGATAGCAGTCTTTATAAAAATGGAAAAGTAAATTTTGAAGTATTTAATAATAAAAAGGTATTAGAAAATGATCATAAAAAGCTGGAATTTATTGAAATACCTAATAGTCATGCAAAAGGAATGTCATTTTTATATCTGCCTCAGGAGAAAATGATCTATCAGGGAGATCTGTTATCATTGCCTGCGGATTCATACACCACCCCCGCAATAGCTGTAACAAAAGAATTCAGCGATTTTTTACGTCAGAAAAAAATAACTTTTACAAAAATTATTGGCCATCATGGACTTTCTGTAATTTCTAAAGAAACGTTTAATGAGATTGTCAAAATGAAGAAGAAAGATCCGCTTTTTAAAAATACATTTGAGCATTAG
- a CDS encoding DUF1826 domain-containing protein: MDNTFSDNEQIGIVSTFSELVYTHFQGAMNAICWHRNLVGDFNEIVSKLHLKENVTEVSIEDLLALQLSEKGNEAREIILSDIQLLTDFGALPSLNLLKSYERDEEFDFISTDVYSYHVDRSPILTDTFLCTYHGTASEILPNDQVEQKILIPEIRDKLKKLHNGPEEEFEDFLKDYFFDLHYQPKPNAEPVSLKAGHLWRLAVDHPEQQVLPCVHRAPIENDSEYRLLLIC; the protein is encoded by the coding sequence ATGGACAATACATTTTCTGACAATGAACAAATTGGAATAGTTTCTACTTTTTCTGAACTTGTATACACCCATTTTCAGGGAGCTATGAATGCTATTTGCTGGCACAGAAATTTAGTTGGAGATTTTAACGAGATCGTATCTAAGCTTCATTTAAAAGAGAACGTCACAGAAGTTTCCATTGAAGACCTTTTAGCTCTACAACTATCAGAAAAAGGTAATGAGGCAAGGGAAATCATCTTAAGTGATATACAGTTATTAACTGATTTTGGAGCATTACCTTCTCTCAATCTGCTCAAAAGTTACGAACGGGATGAGGAGTTCGATTTCATTTCAACAGATGTATATTCGTATCATGTCGATCGATCACCGATTTTAACGGATACTTTTTTGTGTACCTATCATGGTACTGCAAGTGAAATCTTACCCAATGATCAGGTTGAACAAAAAATTCTGATCCCTGAAATCCGGGATAAGCTTAAAAAATTACACAATGGTCCGGAAGAGGAATTTGAAGACTTCCTGAAAGACTATTTCTTCGATCTGCATTATCAGCCCAAACCAAATGCTGAACCTGTCAGTTTAAAAGCTGGACATCTTTGGCGACTGGCGGTAGATCATCCAGAACAACAAGTTTTACCCTGTGTTCATAGAGCTCCTATTGAAAACGATAGTGAATACCGACTGCTTCTGATTTGTTAA
- a CDS encoding cupin domain-containing protein, translating to MADTVILSEGAEFDHVIQEVSKYIHLYVMAFEKNERTITRIDKREKMYGGKGTVYMLQMFDQNELTNNRLGAYMVLLNRGDESGFHTHNERNEEELYVVVHGTGEYRERTGTQGPERKKTLQKGDITAISSIGYHSIENTGDEPLIMFVITTNNPH from the coding sequence ATGGCTGATACCGTTATATTATCTGAAGGAGCAGAATTTGATCATGTTATACAAGAGGTTTCAAAATATATCCACCTGTATGTAATGGCCTTTGAAAAGAATGAACGAACCATTACACGAATCGATAAACGTGAAAAAATGTATGGTGGAAAAGGAACAGTATACATGTTACAAATGTTCGACCAGAATGAATTAACCAATAATCGTCTGGGAGCTTATATGGTCTTATTAAATAGAGGCGATGAATCGGGATTTCACACCCATAATGAAAGAAACGAGGAAGAATTGTATGTTGTAGTGCATGGAACCGGAGAATATCGTGAAAGAACCGGAACGCAGGGACCAGAACGTAAAAAAACGCTTCAAAAAGGAGACATTACGGCCATCAGCTCCATAGGCTATCATTCTATAGAAAACACTGGAGACGAACCTTTAATCATGTTTGTTATTACTACGAATAATCCACACTAA
- a CDS encoding sensor histidine kinase, with the protein MKEDLWNNFHIQLSAHYIVIFTMCIADYGLLLLLNKYLPYSKSILLRILAGLTGLTVICMMLLGIFNYLIYDVFHVSKNGMPSFLIKFAFGMAANIPILLVFELIYYFQSEQKAIADSEKAKRKALLFQHETLRAQINPHFLFNSLNVLSSLIYINPDNANKFTKALSKTYRYVLSLNHHPLISVAEELDVLDSYIFLMKMRFENSFACTVDKRSDLEKNSIIPLTLQLLIENVFKHNTATEEMPLNIKITMNTDYIIVANNIQPSTDIEKGGIGLKYLTKQYLLYEKEVIVEHTKQTFIVKIPYIQL; encoded by the coding sequence ATGAAGGAAGATCTATGGAATAATTTTCACATCCAGTTATCAGCCCATTATATTGTAATCTTTACCATGTGTATCGCTGATTATGGTTTATTACTTTTATTGAACAAATATCTACCCTACTCAAAGAGTATATTACTCCGTATACTGGCTGGACTTACTGGACTTACTGTAATATGTATGATGTTGTTAGGGATATTTAATTATCTGATATACGATGTATTTCATGTTTCTAAAAATGGTATGCCTTCTTTCCTAATAAAGTTCGCATTCGGAATGGCAGCAAATATTCCGATCCTATTGGTATTTGAACTGATCTATTATTTTCAATCTGAACAAAAAGCGATTGCTGATTCTGAAAAAGCCAAACGTAAAGCCCTTTTATTTCAGCACGAAACACTGAGAGCACAGATAAACCCACATTTTTTGTTTAATTCTTTAAATGTTCTGTCTTCATTAATATATATCAATCCCGACAATGCCAATAAATTCACAAAGGCTCTTTCCAAAACTTACCGATATGTACTTTCCCTTAATCACCATCCTTTAATTTCTGTTGCAGAAGAACTGGACGTATTGGACTCATATATCTTTCTAATGAAAATGAGATTTGAAAACTCTTTTGCTTGTACTGTAGATAAAAGATCTGATCTTGAAAAAAATAGCATTATTCCTCTTACCTTACAATTACTTATAGAAAATGTATTTAAGCACAATACTGCAACAGAAGAAATGCCATTAAATATAAAAATCACAATGAATACTGACTACATCATCGTAGCAAATAATATTCAGCCATCAACTGATATAGAAAAAGGTGGAATCGGACTGAAATATCTTACAAAGCAATATTTATTGTATGAGAAAGAAGTTATCGTTGAACATACTAAGCAAACATTTATTGTTAAAATCCCATATATTCAATTATGA
- a CDS encoding lysophospholipid acyltransferase family protein: MKINQAVQILAYRSLYMIVYTLSLLPMTFLYAMASFAFFLSYYIIGYRKEVVFQNITRSFPDRQYGELHRIAKKFYTCFAAYFAEIIKSVSVRTEIMDKKIIFENLELIDQYVNSGRNVISCMGHCGNWEVLNFMPYKIQHDMYAVYKPLKSAIINMLMIKLRSRFGMKLIPDQSAVRHILTKKQSPAIYLFLADQYPRIKENGYRFKLLNQDTYVFSGMEKLALTTGSAVVYLHIVQVSKGNYKITCVPICSQAEILNKREITQRYVDLLTENINEEPYGWLWTHKRWKT, translated from the coding sequence ATGAAAATAAACCAAGCCGTACAAATTCTTGCATATAGGAGTCTTTATATGATTGTCTATACTTTAAGTTTACTACCTATGACATTTCTATATGCAATGGCTTCTTTTGCTTTTTTCCTTTCTTATTACATTATTGGTTATAGAAAAGAGGTTGTATTTCAAAATATTACACGCTCTTTTCCTGACAGGCAATATGGAGAACTCCATCGTATTGCAAAAAAGTTTTATACTTGTTTTGCGGCTTATTTTGCTGAAATCATAAAAAGCGTATCTGTTCGGACAGAAATAATGGACAAGAAAATCATATTTGAAAATTTAGAATTAATAGACCAATATGTAAACTCAGGCCGAAATGTTATTTCTTGTATGGGGCATTGCGGCAATTGGGAAGTGTTGAATTTTATGCCATATAAAATTCAACACGATATGTATGCGGTTTATAAACCATTAAAGTCGGCAATAATAAACATGCTAATGATTAAGCTCAGGTCACGTTTTGGTATGAAGCTGATACCCGACCAATCAGCCGTACGACACATTTTAACCAAAAAGCAATCTCCAGCCATTTATCTTTTTCTAGCTGACCAATATCCCCGGATAAAAGAAAACGGATACAGATTCAAACTACTAAATCAAGATACCTATGTATTTTCAGGGATGGAAAAATTGGCGCTTACTACTGGATCAGCAGTTGTTTACCTGCATATTGTTCAAGTATCAAAAGGAAATTACAAAATAACCTGCGTCCCCATATGCTCTCAGGCGGAAATCCTAAATAAGAGAGAAATAACGCAAAGGTATGTTGATTTATTGACAGAAAATATCAACGAAGAACCATACGGTTGGCTATGGACACATAAACGGTGGAAAACATAA
- a CDS encoding DUF6268 family outer membrane beta-barrel protein → MKLTALFLTASATLLCLKGKAQEVSFKTEYIGNSGYYYLPPSEKPKEKIGDGKGSAMVYQGAVNIPLSMKSNKNNRSTTWGIGFGGAYVALNNKNFKENMVSEIMNLQLGIYHLRPLNDKWSLRASVGIGIFTPSTDFSKINFKNILGSGGIVFIRHLNPNLDLGGGIAINSSLGYPMVFPAVYVKWKLDGKFDINVELVEGLEISAGYDFNEKFKLSYAIEMNGQVALLEKDGKNVIFSHQYIVTGFRPELKFGTTGFSVTGMAGLNLYRPASYSDRTLKGVFASDNDYYFSVSPYVSVGLKMKF, encoded by the coding sequence ATGAAGTTAACAGCATTATTCCTAACGGCATCAGCAACGCTGCTATGTTTAAAAGGAAAGGCGCAGGAAGTATCCTTCAAAACAGAGTACATCGGAAATTCAGGTTACTACTATCTACCCCCAAGCGAGAAACCCAAGGAAAAAATTGGTGATGGCAAAGGGTCTGCAATGGTCTACCAGGGAGCGGTCAACATCCCATTATCTATGAAATCAAATAAAAACAATCGTTCTACTACCTGGGGTATTGGTTTTGGCGGGGCATATGTTGCGTTGAATAACAAAAACTTCAAAGAAAACATGGTATCTGAAATCATGAATTTGCAATTGGGTATTTATCATCTTCGTCCATTGAATGACAAATGGTCTCTGAGGGCAAGCGTTGGGATAGGAATATTTACTCCCTCTACCGATTTTTCTAAGATCAACTTTAAAAATATTCTCGGAAGTGGAGGTATTGTTTTTATCCGACACCTTAATCCCAATCTTGACCTCGGCGGAGGTATCGCTATAAATAGTTCTTTAGGCTATCCAATGGTATTTCCTGCTGTTTACGTTAAATGGAAACTCGACGGGAAATTTGACATCAACGTTGAACTTGTTGAAGGTCTGGAAATATCAGCTGGTTATGATTTTAATGAGAAATTCAAACTATCCTATGCGATAGAAATGAACGGACAAGTGGCTTTGTTAGAAAAGGACGGTAAAAATGTGATCTTCTCTCATCAATATATAGTTACGGGGTTTCGTCCTGAACTAAAGTTTGGCACAACCGGATTCTCTGTGACTGGTATGGCTGGGCTTAATTTGTATCGACCGGCTTCCTACAGTGACAGAACTTTAAAAGGAGTGTTTGCATCGGATAATGATTATTATTTTTCCGTTTCACCATATGTATCGGTTGGTTTAAAAATGAAATTTTAA
- a CDS encoding acyl-CoA thioesterase: protein MKYSKEYVTQDEHIDVQGIMDGLYYPFYMEECRHQYIDEILGFNLENEAKNGVNMVLSGYTISFLRSLKQGDTFTVTCELFRDKSDAPKIHFKQSIILNGKVTTKATFTGTCVPSTGGRPFLPEAIKTLIENAPTLED, encoded by the coding sequence ATGAAATATTCAAAAGAATATGTGACTCAAGATGAGCACATTGACGTACAGGGAATTATGGATGGTTTATACTATCCTTTTTACATGGAAGAATGCAGACATCAGTATATTGATGAAATTTTGGGCTTCAATCTGGAAAACGAAGCAAAAAATGGCGTTAATATGGTTTTATCCGGGTACACGATCAGTTTTCTCAGATCTTTAAAACAAGGAGATACCTTCACTGTAACCTGTGAATTATTTCGCGACAAAAGTGATGCTCCTAAAATACATTTTAAGCAATCCATTATTCTGAATGGTAAGGTAACGACAAAAGCTACTTTTACAGGTACATGTGTGCCATCTACAGGTGGAAGGCCATTTCTTCCCGAGGCCATAAAAACGCTTATTGAGAATGCCCCTACTTTGGAAGATTAA
- a CDS encoding VOC family protein gives MDLKILSIVWGVQDLDRAITFWCKALNYKLKRNPDLDFAILIPQNGQGMQLSLKLTSSEEPRRHHIDLITENQKEEVKRLLSIGAVKMQNWDYEQDADYVVLLDPEGNSFCVVQA, from the coding sequence ATGGACTTAAAAATACTTTCAATTGTATGGGGAGTACAGGATCTTGACAGAGCAATAACCTTTTGGTGTAAGGCATTGAATTATAAATTGAAACGGAATCCAGATCTGGATTTTGCCATTTTGATTCCCCAAAATGGTCAGGGAATGCAGTTATCGTTGAAACTCACCAGCTCCGAGGAGCCAAGAAGACACCATATTGACCTGATCACTGAGAACCAAAAAGAAGAAGTAAAACGGTTACTTAGTATAGGTGCTGTAAAAATGCAAAATTGGGATTATGAACAGGATGCTGATTATGTAGTTTTGCTTGATCCTGAAGGAAATTCTTTTTGTGTTGTCCAAGCATAA
- a CDS encoding LytR/AlgR family response regulator transcription factor produces MKFLIVEDERFAYEELKRMMTKLRPGYSLEKHTKTAIETIGFLKVSKVDLILMDIRLADGNCFEIFNHVEVSTPVIFTTAYDEHAIKAFKLNSIDYLLKPFDEEELETALIKFENIFHSSPFKTDLKNLEQTSSLKTKNRFLISKGENYHYIETTDIAHFYSEEGVVFLHTFQGKRHIINYTLDQLEQQLDNRLFFRVSRNCIGNVKAIENVIKYFNSRLKLSFSPECPHEVLVSRVRVSDFLKWMDGIIE; encoded by the coding sequence ATGAAATTCCTGATCGTAGAAGATGAAAGGTTTGCATACGAAGAGCTGAAACGTATGATGACGAAATTACGTCCTGGTTACTCTTTGGAAAAACATACTAAAACAGCCATAGAAACCATTGGATTTCTGAAAGTATCCAAAGTTGATTTGATTCTTATGGATATACGACTTGCTGATGGTAACTGTTTTGAGATATTCAATCATGTGGAGGTTTCCACTCCTGTTATATTTACTACGGCTTATGATGAGCATGCCATCAAGGCATTTAAGCTTAACAGCATCGACTATCTTTTAAAACCATTTGATGAAGAGGAATTAGAAACTGCATTAATCAAATTTGAAAATATTTTCCATAGCTCCCCATTTAAAACCGATCTCAAAAATTTAGAACAAACAAGCTCTCTAAAAACCAAAAACCGATTCCTCATATCGAAAGGAGAAAACTATCATTACATAGAAACAACAGATATTGCCCATTTCTATAGTGAAGAAGGAGTGGTATTCCTGCACACGTTTCAGGGTAAAAGACATATTATTAATTATACATTAGACCAATTGGAGCAACAGTTGGATAACCGCTTATTCTTCCGTGTGTCGCGTAATTGCATTGGTAATGTAAAAGCTATTGAAAATGTTATTAAGTATTTTAACAGCCGTCTGAAACTTTCCTTTTCACCTGAATGCCCACATGAAGTTCTGGTGAGCCGGGTACGTGTATCGGATTTCCTGAAATGGATGGACGGTATAATTGAATAA